The Colletotrichum higginsianum IMI 349063 chromosome 2, whole genome shotgun sequence genome has a segment encoding these proteins:
- a CDS encoding Pantothenate transporter encodes MSNPKKVTTPTPSWPSSGEVSKDGLTFARRGEQVNDTTVAGDVSGYDAEHMRARSLLTAEEEKKLMRRVDWRQVSTRGQTP; translated from the coding sequence ATGTCTAATCCAAAGAAAGTAACGACACCCACGCCGTCGTGGCCATCCAGCGGCGAGGTCAGCAAAGACGGACTGACTTttgctcgacgaggagagcaGGTCAACGATACCACCGTCGCTGGTGATGTGTCCGGTTACGACGCGGAACACATGCGAGCTCGATCTCTTctgacggccgaggaggagaagaaacTCATGAGGCGAGTTGACTGGAGGCAAGTTTCGACACGAGGACAGACTCCTTGA
- a CDS encoding Chloroperoxidase-like protein — protein MKASAQYALWLVPYAAAFPQYANLIARAAERAPYGEGRFGANGLVKEHFEWKAPGPDDLRAPCPVMNTLANHGFIPRNGRNITRDVFIEATNKAINLDRAFGGVTFDNGKKVNPNPNATFFDLDMLHTHGIIEHDGSLSRKDSFFDPTNPFDAETFDNYLSYLGNDTTINTTSQANARARQALDMSVLNPEFEITQPEIPVIVGENAMLLSIFGSPLENPVARRDWIEFFFRNERFPIMLGWTPPAVAINMPTMGALIQEMIGLSPSDVPLTFGKSTV, from the exons ATGAAGGCCTCTGCACAATACGCTCTTTGGCTCGTCCCCTACGCCGCGGCCTTTCCCCAATACGCAAACTTGATAGCGCGTGCTGCTGAGCGCGCCCCATACGGCGAGGGCCGTTTTGGTGCCAATGGTCTTGTCAAGGAGCATTTTGAATGGAAAGCTCCAGGACCTGACGACC TCCGCGCCCCCTGCCCCGTCATGAACACCCTTGCCAACCACGGCTTTATTCCCCGCAACGGCCGCAACATCACCCGCGACGTCTTCATCGAAGCAACCAACAAAGCGATCAACCTCGACCGTGCCTTCGGGGGCGTCACCTTCGACAACGGCAAGAAAGTTAACCCCAACCCTAACGCTACG TTCTTCGACCTGGACATGCTCCACACCCACGGCATCATCGAGCACGACGGCAGCTTGTCCCGCAAGGACTCTTTCTTCGACCCCACGAACCCCTTTGACGCGGAGACGTTTGACAACTACCTCAGCTACTTGGGGAACGATACCACCATCAATACGACTTCCCAAGCAAACGCCCGAGCAAGGCAAGCTCTCGACATGAGCGTCCTGAATCCGGAGTTCGAGATCACCCAACCCGAAATCCCCGTCATAGTGGGCGAGAACGCAATGCTGCTTAGCATCTTTGGCAGCCCCCTCGAGAACCCCGTCGCCAGACGCGACTGGATCGAGTTCTTCTTCC GCAATGAGAGGTTCCCTATCATGCTGGGATGGACCCCCCCTGCCGTCGCCATCAACATGCCTACCATGGGCGCGCTGATTCAGGAAATGATCGGGCTGAGCCCTTCGGATGTCCCTCTGACCTTCGGCAAGAGCACTGTCTAG
- a CDS encoding Pantothenate transporter, whose translation MKNIDADNISNARIMNKGTPRNIMTQLDMTSDEYNLLNVLYYVPYIVLEAPSNLLLKRLRPSAWQSRIMISWGIALLCHVPVTNKGGIYATRFLLGAFEAGMFPGVILQMTYWYRPDEMSIRLLYFYVLGNLSGIFSGILAFSFDTVSGTAGLSGWQWLFLVEGILTLILGATVYFLLPDFPPTAQWLSDKEKAFIQARLPSNAPRAEEVNFNLSEIVDSLKDRRLWLFTLIWATFTVGTSGVRFYQPTVIANLGFTTIARAQLLNLPISLLSIFVIGATGFFADKGLIPRPLYPLGVFAVILACYGVLVAYPSNGAVYTATLIGNAFTAAFFPLMWPWRVQTTSRATGSAFSIGFVNSYGQIGGALGPQIFRSKYAPRYRTSFAVAMALVGCCAIVTLVTWWVTRKTEADTRRLKRARVHAESQGLAVLDDVVDRDLNKKRDDDGESA comes from the exons ATGAAAAacatcgacgccgacaacATCTCGAACGCGAGAATCATGAACAAGGGAACACCGAGAAACATCATGACGCAGCTGGACATGACCTCGGACGAGTACAACCTGCTGAACGTGCTCTACTAT GTTCCTTATATCGTTCTCGAAGCACCTTCGAACCTCTTGTTGAAGCGGCTGAGGCCAAGCGCATGGCAGTCGAGGATCATGATCTCCTGGGGCATTGCGCTGCTCTGCCACGTTCCCGTGACCAACAAGGGCGGGATCTACGCCACCCGTTTTCTTCTTGGAGCA TTTGAAGCGGGAATGTTTCCAGGCGTCATATTGCAGATGACATACTGGTACAGACCCGATGAGATGTCTATACGCCTCCTTTACTTCT ATGTGCTCGGAAACCTGTCTGGAATATTCAGTGGCATTCTCGCCTTTTCGTTCGACACTGTATCAGGGACTGCTGGCCTGTCGGGATGGCAGTG GCTCTTCCTAGTCGAGGGCATTCTCACTCTTATTCTCGGAGCGACAGTCTATTTCCTGCTTCCTGACT TCCCTCCCACAGCCCAATGGTTGTCGGACAAAGAAAAGGCGTTCATCCAAGCTCGTCTTCCGTCCAACGCGCCCAGAGCCGAAGAGGTGAACTTCAACCTCTCCGAAATAGTCGACTCTCTCAAGGACCGCCGGCTCTGGCTCTTCACTCTGATTTGGGCCACGTTCACCGTCGGAACTTCAGGTGTCCGATTCTACCAGCCCACGGTTATCGCCAACCTCGGTTTCACCACGATCGCGAGGGCCCAACTCCTCAACCTGCCCATCTCTCTGCTGtccatcttcgtcatcggagcgacgggcttcttcgccgacaaGGGCCTCATACCGCGGCCCCTGTACCCCCTCGGCGTCTTTGCCGTCATCCTGGCCTGCTACGGGGTATTGGTGGCGTATCCCTCCAATGGGGCTGTCTACACCGCCACGCTCATCGGGAATGCTTTCACAGCGGCCTTCTTCCCACTCATGTGGCCCTGGCGGGTCCAGACGACGTCGCGGGCCACCGGCTCGGCGTTCAGCATCGGCTTCGTCAACAGTTACGGACagatcggcggcgccctcggacCACAGATCTTCCGATCCAAGTACGCCCCGCGTTACCGGACCAGTTTCGcggtggcgatggccttggtGGGGTGCTGCGCCATCGTCACGCTCGTCACCTGGTGGGTTACGCGAAAGACGGAGGCGGACACGCGCCGGCTGAAGAGGGCGAGAGTGCACGCCGAGAGCCAAGGCCTGGCAGTACTGGACGATGTTGTTGACCGAGATTTGAACAAGAAGCGTGACGATGATGGGGAAAGTGCCTAG
- a CDS encoding M6 family metalloprotease, with amino-acid sequence MHLREGHNGVLAFVAAALGALAVGPAAADSCNPYTPFVPIDPQNWANPDNMTWDEWVKPPGTDWSNPARKGSSRNFNIALVVVDYPDRPFIVTQPAHSTIFNNPQPAGADIPREDVPTFYRDLLNTPNELNQGHTLHEYWMEDSVGRFGVDLTAFGAYRLSNNGYQYGVDGSFNPGACPEGETCGLNIRTDALAAWRADVGNATADAFELVFILSAGQDESSTWQEFGEMKFNGPDDVPDEFGPPKAANGSLPNYARTRYVPWTSWAAASTLWPNAGGGSSTQGESSGMAVYAHELSHLLNIGDNYNNPYGLPLRRAYTGPWSMMSRGSFNGPGGPHTRWQVPALQGASMGSLHTLRDKFQLGLIDKTDILWLSREALSTSGIAVANLVARSVDPGDGLMGVRVIMDADRSPACNVTTAVLCDGGGWDNYDMEVVDRMGSDSFQPDSGVLVSKSKDLDRQPFQWVIDANPQDIELVDFYRPNGSIAMITLGDYRQLADALFHAGTNSGSEFEFIDTPNRLHFYIIDRHRDDEGILSYTVAIRSLEGEGGASIHDVSLGDGAVTDLKSSTPTGQGVTCSFQLSNSGSYVAVDPDVAQHPEDVSAFLESDVYRLSAEVEGAGWRVELPNALVAARFGEIKTARVSVGASSDAADSAVVTLKATSESDPSVVASAQCQVTKS; translated from the coding sequence atgCACCTTCGAGAGGGGCACAATGGCGTCCTAGCCTTCGTGGCAGCTGCCCTCGgggccctcgccgtcggtcCAGCGGCCGCGGACTCCTGCAATCCGTATACGCCATTCGTGCCAATTGACCCTCAGAACTGGGCGAACCCGGACAACATGACCTGGGATGAGTGGGTGAAGCCTCCAGGCACCGACTGGTCGAACCCGGCACGCAAGGGTTCCAGCCGCAACTTCAACATCGCccttgttgtcgtcgactACCCGGACAGGCCCTTCATCGTCACCCAGCCGGCCCACTCGACCATCTTCAACAACCCGCAACCCGCGGGTGCGGACATCCCGAGGGAAGACGTGCCGACCTTTTATCGCGATCTCCTCAACACACCGAATGAGTTGAACCAGGGCCACACTCTTCATGAGTACTGGATGGAGGACTCGGTTGGTCGCTTCGGGGTCGACCTGACCGCTTTTGGCGCCTATCGACTCTCTAATAACGGATACCAATACGGCGTTGACGGCAGCTTCAACCCCGGCGCATGCCCGGAGGGAGAGACGTGCGGTCTCAACATCCGCACCGATGCGCTTGCCGCGTGGCGTGCCGACGTGGGCAATGCGACGGCCGACGCGTTTGAGCTGGTCTTCATCCTGTCTGCTGGCCAGGACGAGTCTTCTACCTGGCAGGAATTCGGCGAGATGAAGTTCAACGGGCCCGACGACGTTCCGGACGAGTTCGGGCCCCCCAAGGCCGCCAACGGCTCGTTGCCCAACTACGCTCGCACCCGGTATGTGCCTTGGACCTCGTGGGCGGCTGCTTCGACCCTTTGGcccaacgccggcggcggctcctccACTCAGGGCGAAAGTTCGGGCATGGCCGTCTACGCCCACGAACTGAGTCACTTGCTGAACATTGGCGACAACTACAACAACCCCTACGGCCTCCCACTGCGCAGAGCCTACACCGGTCCATGGTCCATGATGTCGCGCGGCTCCTTCAACGGGCCCGGCGGTCCACATACTCGATGGCAGGTCCCGGCGCTCCAGGGCGCTTCGATGGGATCGCTGCACACTCTGCGCGACAAGTTCCAGCTCGGACTGATTGACAAGACGGACATCCTTTGGCTGTCCCGTGAGGCTTTGTCTACCTCAGGAATCGCCGTTGCCAATCTGGTTGCCCGCTCCGtggaccccggcgacggcttGATGGGCGTCCGCGTCATCATGGACGCCGACCGGTCCCCCGCCTGCAAcgtgacgacggcggtcctgtgcgacggcggcggctgggacAACTACGACATGGAGGTCGTCGACCGTATGGGCTCCGACTCGTTCCAGCCCGACTCTGGCGTCCTGGTCAGCAAGTCCAAGGACCTAGACCGGCAGCCCTTCCAATGGGTCATTGATGCCAACCCTCAGGACATCGAGCTTGTCGACTTTTACCGGCCCAACGGTTCCATCGCCATGATCACCCTCGGTGACTACCGCCAGCTCGCAGATGCCCTCTTCCACGCAGGGACCAACTCGGGCAGCGAATTCGAGTTCATCGATACGCCCAACCGCTTGCACTTTTACATCATCGACCGCCaccgcgacgacgaagggATTCTCTCGTACACGGTTGCTATCCGGTCactcgagggcgagggcggcgcgaGCATCCACGACGTGTCGCTGGGGGACGGGGCGGTGACTGACTTGAAGAGTAGCACGCCGACGGGTCAGGGAGTAACATGCTCGTTTCAGCTTTCCAACAGTGGCTCATACGTTGCCGTCGACCCGGATGTCGCTCAGCATCCCGAGGAcgtctcggccttcttggagTCGGACGTCTACCGACTGAGCGCCGAGGTTGAGGGCGCCGGCTGGCGCGTGGAACTGCCcaacgccctcgtcgcgGCGAGGTTCGGCGAAATCAAGACCGCGAGGGTGTCCGTGGGAGCTTCCTCCGACGCGGCGGACTCGGCAGTGGTGACTCTCAAGGCGACTTCAGAGTCTGATCCATCGGTGGTTGCTTCCGCCCAATGCCAAGTGACAAAGTCGTGA
- a CDS encoding 2OG-Fe(II) oxygenase: MAPGFTEIPQIDLSLADDPASEAALLDQLRHALVHVGFLYVVNHGVPAETVADVVRALPRLFALPPAAKDEIALRNSPHFLGYSGDGSETTAGRRDRREQVEFATELADGWSAGLPLRERLRGPNQWPSSYPELRPTIESYIAEMTLLGERFLRLVAKALSLPPETFLPFLSDQHRLKLVHYPALTESEAAGGGQGVGPHKDSSGWWTFLLQASPPHVGGLQALNKNGGWVDVPVVPGSFVVNIGQAFEVVTGGACRATTHRVLAGPLERFSVPFFQGVRRDLTKEEAVGSLRAHFDNLEIGGPTSESNEGRDIDSAFLKGKYDTWGESQLRTKIRSHRDVGKKFYADVFDQYINDDL, translated from the exons ATGGCACCGGGCTTCACCGAAATCCCACAGATCgacctctccctcgccgacgaccccgCATCGGAGGCCGCGCTGCTCGACCAGCTCCGCCACGCGCTCGTCCACGTCGGCTTCCTCTACGTCGTGAACCACGGCGTGCCCGCCGAGACCGTCGCGGACGTCGTCCGGGCCCTGCCCAGGCTTTTCGCGCTGCCGCCCGCGGCCAAGGACGAGATCGCGCTGCGGAACTCGCCGCATTTCCTGGGCTacagcggcgacggctccgagacgacggcggggcgTCGCGATCGCAGGGAGCAGGTCGAGTTCGCGACGGAGCTCGCGGACGGATGGAGCGCGGGCCTGCCGTTGAGAGAACGCCTGCGAGGTCCGAACCAG TGGCCATCGTCGTACCCGGAGCTCCGTCCCACCATCGAATCCTACATCGCCGAGATGACGCTCTTGGGCGAGCGCttcctccgcctcgtcgcGAAGGCCCTCTCACTCCCGCCGGAGACCTTCCTGCCCTTCCTCTCGGACCAGCACCGCCTCAAGCTCGTCCACTACCCGGCACTCACGGAGAgcgaggcggccggcggcggccaaggcgtCGGCCCGCACAAGGACTCGTCGGGGTGGTGGACGTTCCTGCTGcaggcctcgccgccgcacgTCGGCGGGCTGCAGGCCCTCAACAAGAACGGCGGCTGGGTCGACGTGCCCGTCGTGCCGGGCTCGTTCGTCGTCAACATCGGCCAGGCGTTCGAGGTCGTGACGGGCGGCGCGTGCAGGGCCACAACGCACCGCGTGCTCGCCGGCCCGCTGGAGCGGTTCAGCGTCCCCTTCTTCCAGGGCGTGAGGAGGGACCtgaccaaggaggaggcggtgggcTCTTTGAGGGCCCATTTCGACAACCTCGAAATCGGGGGTCCGACGTCGGAGTCGAATGAGGGGAGGGATATCGACTCGGCTTTTCTGAAGGGCAAGTATGATACTTGGGGCGAGAGTCAGTTGAGGACGAAGATCAGGAGCCATAGGGATGTCGGGAAGAAGTTCTATGCGGATGTTTTTGACCAGTATATCAACGACGACCTGTAA